In the genome of Nitrospiraceae bacterium, the window GCTTCATGACGGTCCATCTTTTCTTTAAGGTTGTTAGCAGTCCTTTCCTGGGCACTAAGTTGTGCTTCCAATTTGGCAATATGATTTTGTTGGAGATCCGGCAACACCTGCAGACATCGAATTTGAGCCTCACCGGAATATCCGGAGCATTCCCAGGGAACATTGGGGGCTTGAGCAATGACGTGAGCACCACTCATCAACACCCACAACCCGACTCCCCACATGCAGACGAATGGTCCCCATCCTGTTGATCGAAAAGACCTTGTCAGTCGTTGTGAAATCAAGGAATACATGCTTCCCTGCTTTGTGAAAATACACCCATATTTTATCATGGCATTTCAAGATCCGACAAATGGCCAATCTCCTAGTCATCATCCATATAATGGCCAATTTTCGTTGACAGCTTGCGCAAAAATTCGTAGCCTTTCCCACACACCAAATGCTCACATTTGTTTCAACTTAGAGCAAACAGAGAAGATCCAGGCGCACTAGTCTTCCGAGAAAGCAAGAACTTTTCCATGGGACGCATCCCACACCTACAGGCCCAAGAACCTATCCGTTGTGGATGGGTGGGAACAAAGCCCCACTTCATTGCCTATCATGATGAGGAATGGGGAATCCCTGTCCATACAGACCACCGCCATTTTGAAATGCTGACATTGGAAGGAGCGCAGGCGGGGTTGTCCTGGTCGACCATCCTGTTACGCCGCGAAGGCTACCGCCGGGCGTTTGCAGGCTTCGATCCCTTGAAAGTGTCCAAATTCGACAACGGAAAAAAAGCGGCACTCCTTCAAGATACCGGGATCATCCGCAATCGTCTGAAAATTGAATCCGCCATTACCAATGCCCAAGCCTTCCTTCAGGTGCAGAAGGAGTTCGGCTCCTTCGATCACTATATATGGGATTTTGTCGGTGGATCACCTAAGCTGAATTATTGGAACACCATGTCTCAAGTCCCTGCCACAACGCCTGAAAGCGATGCTCTTTCAAAAGATCTCAAGAAGCGAGGGTTTAAATTTGTGGGGAGTACCGTGATCTACGCACACATGCAAGCGGCCGGATTGGTCAATGACCATACCACCGATTGCTTTCGACATCCCGTAAACCTTTCCGCTCAGACCACTGGACAAAGAACGAGCAATTCCCGAACAGCATCCCTCTCAACCATCAGGATCAAACGAGTGTACGACGCCCCTGCCCCTAATGACGGATGTCGGATTCTCGTTGATCGGCTGTGGCCTCGTGGACTTTCAAAGGAGGCGGCTCACGTCAACCTGTGGCAAAAAGATCTTGCCCCGTCAACAAAACTGCGTACCTGGTTCGGGCACAACCCGGCCCGCTGGCCAGAATTTCAGACGCGGTATTTCACCGAGCTTGATCAAAATACCAAGGCCGTTGAGGATCTTCTGCAACAAGCCCGATATAACCCGGTGACGATTCTTTTTGGGGCCAGGAATGAGAAATACAATAATGCGGTCGCCCTGAAAGCCTATCTCTCCCGTCATTTTGGATGAGGGGCCTATATCCTTTCATGGCTGTTGGACCAAACCACCTGAAAGCCGTTATTCAGGAGGATCTCACAGGATGCGGAATCGCCTGTGTGGCTAGTTTAGCCAACGTCTCTTACCAACAAGTCAAATCCGTGGCAAGGACATTGGGCATTGACGTCGCGGATAGGCGTCTCTGGTCCCATACGGCCTTCGTTCGGATACTGTTAAACCATTATGGGATTCAAGCCCTGTCGGGAGAATCCCCATTTCGATCCTGGCAGGCTCTGCCGCCACTCGCCCTTCTCGCCACGAAATGGCACCGCAAAAACAATCAGACCTTTTGGCATTGGGTGATTTATTGGAAGAGGCCGGACAGACCAGTGGTGTTGGATTCTAAATTCACCCTTCGGAACCACGTCCGTACCGATTTCGGAAGGATCAAACCTCGATGGTTTATCACGGTTCATGATCAAATGTAAGGAATGCCCATAAGAAATCTTTTAGGAAGTTTACCTTCTTGTATTAAAAGCATTTTCCTTGCGGAAAATAAAAAAAATCGTTACTATTCCTAATTATTTTAAATTATCCTCAATTCCCATTCATCCTGCCTTATGTTTATCACGTCGAGAGATGCCAAAAGTTCGATCCCCTTGCCCATGGCAATGAGCATCATGATCGAGGGTTTGCCAATGGAACGGCAAATTCAGCATTCTTCTCAGAAATCGACTTGATAACACAATCATTTTTTTCAGGTGCGCATTCGTCGTTTCCTTAAGTCATCATAAACCAAAGGTCGAATGATGTTGATGTTTATCCTTTGACCAAAACGAGTCCTGCGTGAGGACTCCACATTATGGCCATGTAGTGCGCCGAGCATGAACCGTTTCGTCCAATTTCTGCGCCATCGACTACCTCCAGTAATGGTGTTGAGGAGGTTCCGGCTGCCATCAGATCCAGCTCCGGCAGTCCGGATGACGCGACCTTCTGACCCAGCCTTTCCCCGTGCCTCAAATCCTCCCGAGCTTCCTATTATGACTTATTCATTGTATGGACCAATGGAAAACGCGGGTCGATAACATGTCATTCAAATCTCTGACCATGGGGGTACCCATCGCAACGGCCGAACAGCCACAGCCAAATCTTCAGAAGGTTCTCATTGCAGGACTGGCATTGGGAATCTTCGTGGCGGATTGCCTGACCCCACTTGGGGTCGGAATGGGCAGTCTCTACATCCTGGTCGTCATAGCCACTCTCCCCCTCCACAACGTGTTGACCACCAAACTGGCAATAATCGGCGCAATTTCCTTTACGGTTCTGGGATATTGGACTTCTATTTCAAGGGTTGGATATGAAACGGCCATCATTAATCGTTCGCTCTCTATTCTCTGTATCGTAGTAACCGGTTTTATGACGTTGAAAAAAATTGCGTCCCGCCAGGCACTCCAAAGAATCAAAGACGATCTCGAAATGAAATATGGCTTGCAAACGAAGGAACTCAAAGAACAAAACCAAACAATGTCTGTTCTTCTCGAGGATTTGAAACTGACCAAAAGTGATTTGGAAGACAAGGAGCGCCGGCTACGCGTGTTTGTTGATGCCTTTCCGAGTGGCATGTTAATCGTTGACCATCGCGGGAAGGTGGTGTTGGCCAACAAATTAATTGAAACCCTCTTTGGATATTCACAACATGAATTAATCGGACAATCCATCGACACCCTCGTTCCCAAAAGATTTCAGCAGG includes:
- a CDS encoding DNA-3-methyladenine glycosylase I; translated protein: MGRIPHLQAQEPIRCGWVGTKPHFIAYHDEEWGIPVHTDHRHFEMLTLEGAQAGLSWSTILLRREGYRRAFAGFDPLKVSKFDNGKKAALLQDTGIIRNRLKIESAITNAQAFLQVQKEFGSFDHYIWDFVGGSPKLNYWNTMSQVPATTPESDALSKDLKKRGFKFVGSTVIYAHMQAAGLVNDHTTDCFRHPVNLSAQTTGQRTSNSRTASLSTIRIKRVYDAPAPNDGCRILVDRLWPRGLSKEAAHVNLWQKDLAPSTKLRTWFGHNPARWPEFQTRYFTELDQNTKAVEDLLQQARYNPVTILFGARNEKYNNAVALKAYLSRHFG